The Zingiber officinale cultivar Zhangliang chromosome 9A, Zo_v1.1, whole genome shotgun sequence genome window below encodes:
- the LOC122021678 gene encoding WAT1-related protein At4g30420-like: MLKIFILAMLGITIQQNVYYVGLHLISPSVASALGNVIPAFTFLLAIVLRMEKLNLKTVRGRAKLAGAIFCITGSLIFTFWKGHFVGGLCYFTYDPTSFRKS, translated from the exons ATGCTAAAAATATTCATTCTTGCTATGTTGGGTATAACAATTCAGCAAAATGTATACTACGTTGGACTCCATCTCATTTCTCCAAGTGTTGCCAGTGCCTTGGGCAATGTCATTCCTGCTTTTACTTTCTTATTGGCAATTGTACTGAG GATGGAAAAGCTCAACTTGAAGACTGTAAGAGGGAGGGCCAAGCTTGCAGGGGCCATCTTCTGCATCACTGGTTCCCTGATCTTCACATTTTGGAAAGGTCATTTTGTTGGGGGCCTTTGTTACTTCACCTATGATCCAACTTCATTTCGAAAGTCCTGA